From Pseudomonas sp. CCI4.2, one genomic window encodes:
- the crcB gene encoding fluoride efflux transporter CrcB, translated as MIQMILAVSVAGIAGTLLRFATGNWVNANWPRHFYAATMAVNLVGCLIIGILYGLFLTRPEVPIEIRAGMIVGFVGGLTTFSSFSLDTLRLLESGQVPLALGYAGISVFGGLLATWAGLSLTKL; from the coding sequence GTGATTCAAATGATTCTTGCGGTGTCCGTAGCCGGCATCGCTGGTACATTATTGCGCTTCGCTACGGGCAACTGGGTCAATGCGAACTGGCCACGCCACTTCTACGCGGCGACAATGGCTGTCAACTTGGTCGGCTGCTTGATCATTGGCATTCTGTACGGGCTGTTCTTGACCCGTCCTGAAGTGCCCATCGAGATTCGAGCTGGCATGATTGTCGGCTTTGTAGGTGGTCTGACGACCTTTTCATCCTTTTCACTGGATACGTTGCGCTTGCTTGAAAGCGGGCAAGTGCCACTGGCCCTGGGCTATGCGGGTATCAGCGTATTCGGCGGGCTACTTGCCACTTGGGCTGGCCTGTCCTTGACCAAACTTTGA
- the lolA gene encoding outer membrane lipoprotein chaperone LolA: MRLIRMLLVSALAFSAVSAHADSKDVARLTQLLETSKTLSARFSQLTLDGSGTQLQETAGDMSLQRPGLFYWHTDAPQEQLMVSNGKKVSLWDPDLQQVTIKTLDQRLTQTPALLLSGDVSKISESFDISAKEAGGVIDFILKPKTKDTLFDSLRLSFRNGMINDMQLIDSVGQRTNILFTGVKANEPIPASKFVFDIPKGADVIQE, encoded by the coding sequence ATGCGCCTTATTCGCATGTTGTTGGTATCTGCACTGGCTTTTTCCGCGGTCTCGGCTCACGCCGACAGCAAGGACGTTGCGCGACTGACCCAGTTGCTTGAAACGTCGAAAACGCTGTCTGCACGCTTCTCTCAACTGACGCTAGACGGCAGTGGCACGCAGTTGCAGGAAACCGCCGGTGACATGTCACTGCAGCGTCCTGGGCTGTTCTACTGGCACACAGACGCGCCCCAGGAGCAGCTGATGGTTTCCAATGGCAAAAAAGTCTCATTGTGGGATCCAGATTTGCAGCAAGTAACCATCAAGACCCTGGACCAGCGCCTGACTCAAACCCCTGCGTTGCTGCTGTCGGGTGACGTCTCGAAAATCAGCGAGAGCTTCGACATCAGCGCCAAAGAAGCGGGCGGCGTGATTGATTTCATTCTCAAGCCGAAGACCAAGGACACGCTGTTCGACAGCCTGCGCCTGTCATTCCGTAACGGCATGATCAACGACATGCAACTGATCGACAGCGTCGGCCAGCGCACTAACATATTGTTCACCGGTGTGAAGGCTAACGAGCCGATCCCGGCCAGCAAGTTCGTGTTCGACATCCCGAAAGGCGCTGACGTCATTCAGGAATAA
- a CDS encoding replication-associated recombination protein A, with product MDLFRSEPIAQPLAARLRAANLDEYVGQQHLLAPGKPLREALEQGALHSMIFWGPPGVGKTTLARLLAKVSDAHFETVSAVLAGVKEIRQAVEIAKQQAGQYGRRTILFVDEVHRFNKSQQDAFLPYVEDGTLIFIGATTENPSFELNNALLSRARVYVLKSLDEAALHKLVQRALTEERGLGKHQLSLSDDGFKMLLAAADGDGRRLLNLLENASDLAEDGTEIGIELLQSLLGDSRRRFDKGGEAFYDQISALHKSVRGSNPDAALYWFARMIDGGCDPLYLARRVVRMASEDIGNADPRALTLCLSAWDVQERLGSPEGELAVAQAIVYLACAPKSNAVYMGFKAAMREATEHGSLEVPLHLRNAPTKLMKQLGYGEEYRYAHDEPDAYAAGEDYFPDNLEPRQYYQPVPRGLELKIGEKLNHLAALDKASPRKRRK from the coding sequence ATGGACTTGTTTCGAAGCGAACCGATTGCTCAGCCCTTGGCTGCACGCCTGCGCGCAGCCAATCTGGACGAGTACGTCGGACAGCAACACCTGTTGGCCCCCGGCAAGCCTCTGCGTGAGGCGCTGGAACAGGGCGCGCTGCATTCGATGATTTTCTGGGGCCCGCCGGGGGTGGGAAAAACCACCCTGGCGCGATTGCTGGCAAAAGTCTCCGATGCACACTTCGAAACGGTCTCGGCAGTGCTTGCCGGGGTCAAGGAAATCCGTCAAGCCGTCGAAATCGCTAAACAACAGGCCGGACAATATGGCCGTCGCACCATCCTGTTCGTTGACGAAGTACACCGCTTCAACAAGTCACAACAGGACGCGTTTCTGCCCTACGTCGAAGACGGCACCCTGATTTTCATTGGTGCGACCACCGAGAATCCGTCTTTCGAATTGAACAACGCCTTATTGTCCCGTGCGCGAGTCTACGTGCTGAAAAGCCTGGACGAAGCGGCGCTGCACAAGCTGGTGCAGCGCGCCCTGACCGAAGAGCGCGGCTTGGGCAAGCATCAATTGTCCTTGAGCGACGATGGTTTCAAGATGCTCTTGGCCGCCGCCGACGGTGATGGTCGGCGTCTGCTCAATCTTCTGGAAAACGCGTCAGACTTGGCCGAAGACGGCACTGAAATCGGTATTGAGCTGCTGCAAAGCCTGCTCGGGGACAGCCGTCGCCGCTTCGATAAAGGCGGCGAAGCGTTTTACGACCAAATTTCCGCGCTGCATAAGTCGGTTCGTGGCTCAAACCCGGACGCCGCATTGTATTGGTTTGCACGGATGATCGACGGCGGCTGCGACCCGTTGTACCTGGCCCGGCGCGTGGTGCGCATGGCCAGCGAAGACATCGGCAATGCTGACCCGCGCGCGTTGACCCTTTGCTTGTCGGCGTGGGACGTGCAAGAGCGCTTGGGCAGCCCTGAAGGAGAGTTGGCCGTGGCCCAGGCCATCGTTTATCTCGCGTGTGCGCCAAAAAGCAACGCCGTGTACATGGGCTTCAAGGCCGCGATGCGTGAAGCCACTGAGCACGGCTCGCTGGAAGTCCCACTGCATTTGCGTAACGCACCGACCAAACTGATGAAACAGCTCGGTTATGGGGAGGAATATCGGTATGCCCACGATGAACCTGATGCCTATGCCGCTGGCGAAGACTACTTTCCAGACAACCTTGAGCCGCGTCAGTACTACCAGCCCGTCCCGCGAGGTCTTGAGTTGAAGATCGGAGAAAAGCTCAACCATCTGGCGGCGCTAGACAAAGCCAGCCCGCGCAAACGGAGAAAGTAG